One part of the Vicia villosa cultivar HV-30 ecotype Madison, WI linkage group LG6, Vvil1.0, whole genome shotgun sequence genome encodes these proteins:
- the LOC131609250 gene encoding G-type lectin S-receptor-like serine/threonine-protein kinase At1g11330 isoform X4 has product MDFINYRNLYFILIILCFIDVCVSIDTITSTNFLKDPQTLSSNSGDFVLGFFSPENSTDRYVGVWWQPQFTVLLVLNRDKPLKDSSGVVTISDNGNDLVVLNGKKEVIWTSNVPNVATNSSSKLLDSGNLVLVEGATGRTIWESFQHPSNVILPNMKITSNKITGEKVKLTSWKAPFDPSNGNFSLSIERLSIPELFIWNKTQPYWRTGPWNGKVFTGIAYMTTYYLSGIHVGDDGEGNVSFFETTTETVGRIIYNLTSEGNLEEKWWDKEKKEWKVAWSSYEMECDVYGVCGHFASCNSESSPICSCLKGFEPRNKAEWNKQNWIGGCVRRTPLQLCERDRNQNVIADDKADGFLKLQMVKVPDFADGSSLTVSSDTCRSRCLENCSCVSYSYDDDIGCISWTGNLIDIRQFSSGGLDLYIRVAQAELGKDRNMSVIIIISVIAGTVLVLGCAYIMWRRRSNDHGNRNDNAMGELSLVKLQELLLFNFGKLATATNNFHSSNKLGQGGFGPVYKGTLPDGQEMAVKRLSKASGQGQEEFMNEVVVISKLQHRNLVRLLGCCVEGDEKMLIYEYMPNKSLDAFLFDTSRGKILDWSKRLSIIEGIARGMLYLHRDSRLKIIHRDLKASNILLDNELNPKISDFGMARIFGGNEDQENTRRVVGTYGYMSPEYAMQGLFSDKSDVFSFGVLLLEIISGRRNSSFYNCENSLTLLGFVWIQWTEDNILPVIDPGIYNHIHYKSVSRSIHIGLLCVQEFSIDRPTMAVVISMLNSEIVNLPPPKKPAFVLRQNMLSTVSSEECNDGLHSINLVSISDIHGR; this is encoded by the exons ATGGATTTCATCAATTATAGAAACCTCTATTTCATTTTGATCATTCTATGCTTTATAGATGTGTGTGTTTCCATAGACACAATTACATCAACCAACTTTCTAAAGGACCCTCAAACTCTAAGCTCCAACAGTGGTGACTTCGTCTTAGGCTTCTTCAGTCCTGAAAATTCTACAGATCGCTATGTCGGAGTTTGGTGGCAGCCTCAGTTCACAGTCCTATTGGTGCTTAACAGAGACAAACCACTCAAAGATTCTTCTGGTGTTGTTACAATATCTGATAATGGTAATGATCTTGTGGTACTCAATGGAAAGAAAGAGGTCATTTGGACATCCAACGTGCCGAATGTTGCAACCAATTCTAGTTCGAAACTTTTAGATTCAGGGAACCTTGTACTAGTTGAAGGAGCAACAGGAAGAACTATATGGGAGAGTTTCCAACATCCATCCAATGTAATTTTACCAAACATGAAAATtacaagcaacaaaataacaggTGAGAAAGTGAAACTCACATCGTGGAAAGCACCTTTTGATCCGTCCAATGGAAACTTCTCTCTAAGTATCGAACGACTTAGTATACCTGAACTTTTTATTTGGAACAAAACTCAGCCCTATTGGCGTACCGGTCCGTGGAATGGTAAGGTTTTTACAGGGATTGCATATATGACTACTTATTATCTCAGTGGTATACATGTtggagatgatggagaaggaaaCGTTTCCTTCTTTGAAACAACAACAGAAACAGTTGGTCGTATAATCTATAATCTGACTTCAGAAGGAAATTTGGAAGAGAAATGGTGGGATAAAGAGAAGAAAGAATGGAAAGTAGCATGGAGTAGTTATGAAATGGAATGTGATGTTTATGGCGTATGTGGACATTTTGCAAGCTGTAATTCGGAGAGCTCACCGATATGTAgttgtctgaaagggtttgagcCAAGGAACAAAgcggaatggaataaacaaaattgGATTGGTGGGTGTGTTAGGAGGACACCTCTGCAGCTGTGTGAAAGAGACAGAAATCAAAATGTAATTGCAGACGATAAAGCTGATGGATTTTTGAAACTGCAGATGGTTAAAGTTCCTGATTTTGCAGATGGGTCGTCTCTCACAGTTTCATCAGACACGTGCAGAAGTCGGTGTTTGGAGAATTGCTCCTGTGTTTCATACTCATATGATGATGACATTGGTTGTATATCTTGGACTGGAAATCTAATTGACATACGACAATTCTCAAGTGGAGGACTTGACTTGTATATTCGTGTAGCACAGGCCGAACTTG GTAAGGATAGAAACATGTCAGTCATCATTATTATATCGGTGATAGCAGGAACTGTCTTAGTTCTCGGCTGTGCATATATCATGTGGAGAAGGCGATCTAATGACCATG GAAACCGGAATGACAACGCAATGGGAGAACTGTCACTAGTTAAACTCCAAGAGCTATTACTGTTTAATTTTGGCAAACTTGCAACTGCAACAAACAACTTTCATTCATCCAACAAACTTGGGCAGGGTGGTTTTGGACCAGTATACAAG GGGACATTGCCTGATGGTCAGGAAATGGCGGTTAAAAGACTTTCTAAAGCATCTGGACAAGGTCAAGAAGAATTCATGAATGAAGTAGTTGTGATTTCCAAGCTTCAACACCGCAATCTTGTAAGACTTCTTGGCTGCTGTGTTGAAGGTGACGAAAAGATGTTGATATACGAGTACATGCCAAATAAAAGTTTGGACGCATTTCTCTTTG ATACATCGAGAGGTAAAATCCTTGATTGGAGTAAACGCTTAAGTATAATTGAAGGAATAGCCCGAGGAATGTTGTATCTTCACAGAGATTCCAGGCTAAAAATTATACATAGAGATTTGAAGGCAAGTAATATCTTGCTAGATAATGAGCTTAATCCAAAAATATCAGACTTTGGTATGGCCAGAATCTTTGGAGGGAATGAAGATCAAGAAAATACTCGAAGAGTTGTTGGTACTTA TGGTTATATGTCTCCAGAATATGCAATGCAAGGACTCTTTTCTGATAAATCTGATGTCTTTAGCTTTGGAGTTTTGCTTCTTGAGATTATTAGTGGAAGACGAAATTCAAGCTTTTATAACTGCGAGAACTCTCTGACCCTTTTAGGATTC GTGTGGATACAATGGACAGAAGACAATATTTTACCTGTGATAGATCCAGGAATATACAATCATATACATTATAAATCCGTTTCTAGGTCCATACATATAGGACTCCTCTGTGTACAGGAATTTTCCATAGACAGACCCACTATGGCTGTTGTGATCTCTATGCTCAATAGTGAGATTGTAAATCTTCCTCCTCCGAAGAAACCTGCATTCGTCCTGAGGCAGAATATGCTGAGCACGGTGTCGTCTGAAGAATGCAATGATGGGTTGCACTCTATCAACTTAGTCAGTATTTCAGACATCCATGGCAGATAG
- the LOC131609250 gene encoding G-type lectin S-receptor-like serine/threonine-protein kinase At1g11330 isoform X3 → MDFINYRNLYFILIILCFIDVCVSIDTITSTNFLKDPQTLSSNSGDFVLGFFSPENSTDRYVGVWWQPQFTVLLVLNRDKPLKDSSGVVTISDNGNDLVVLNGKKEVIWTSNVPNVATNSSSKLLDSGNLVLVEGATGRTIWESFQHPSNVILPNMKITSNKITGEKVKLTSWKAPFDPSNGNFSLSIERLSIPELFIWNKTQPYWRTGPWNGKVFTGIAYMTTYYLSGIHVGDDGEGNVSFFETTTETVGRIIYNLTSEGNLEEKWWDKEKKEWKVAWSSYEMECDVYGVCGHFASCNSESSPICSCLKGFEPRNKAEWNKQNWIGGCVRRTPLQLCERDRNQNVIADDKADGFLKLQMVKVPDFADGSSLTVSSDTCRSRCLENCSCVSYSYDDDIGCISWTGNLIDIRQFSSGGLDLYIRVAQAELGKDRNMSVIIIISVIAGTVLVLGCAYIMWRRRSNDHAGNRNDNAMGELSLVKLQELLLFNFGKLATATNNFHSSNKLGQGGFGPVYKGTLPDGQEMAVKRLSKASGQGQEEFMNEVVVISKLQHRNLVRLLGCCVEGDEKMLIYEYMPNKSLDAFLFDTSRGKILDWSKRLSIIEGIARGMLYLHRDSRLKIIHRDLKASNILLDNELNPKISDFGMARIFGGNEDQENTRRVVGTYGYMSPEYAMQGLFSDKSDVFSFGVLLLEIISGRRNSSFYNCENSLTLLGFVWIQWTEDNILPVIDPGIYNHIHYKSVSRSIHIGLLCVQEFSIDRPTMAVVISMLNSEIVNLPPPKKPAFVLRQNMLSTVSSEECNDGLHSINLVSISDIHGR, encoded by the exons ATGGATTTCATCAATTATAGAAACCTCTATTTCATTTTGATCATTCTATGCTTTATAGATGTGTGTGTTTCCATAGACACAATTACATCAACCAACTTTCTAAAGGACCCTCAAACTCTAAGCTCCAACAGTGGTGACTTCGTCTTAGGCTTCTTCAGTCCTGAAAATTCTACAGATCGCTATGTCGGAGTTTGGTGGCAGCCTCAGTTCACAGTCCTATTGGTGCTTAACAGAGACAAACCACTCAAAGATTCTTCTGGTGTTGTTACAATATCTGATAATGGTAATGATCTTGTGGTACTCAATGGAAAGAAAGAGGTCATTTGGACATCCAACGTGCCGAATGTTGCAACCAATTCTAGTTCGAAACTTTTAGATTCAGGGAACCTTGTACTAGTTGAAGGAGCAACAGGAAGAACTATATGGGAGAGTTTCCAACATCCATCCAATGTAATTTTACCAAACATGAAAATtacaagcaacaaaataacaggTGAGAAAGTGAAACTCACATCGTGGAAAGCACCTTTTGATCCGTCCAATGGAAACTTCTCTCTAAGTATCGAACGACTTAGTATACCTGAACTTTTTATTTGGAACAAAACTCAGCCCTATTGGCGTACCGGTCCGTGGAATGGTAAGGTTTTTACAGGGATTGCATATATGACTACTTATTATCTCAGTGGTATACATGTtggagatgatggagaaggaaaCGTTTCCTTCTTTGAAACAACAACAGAAACAGTTGGTCGTATAATCTATAATCTGACTTCAGAAGGAAATTTGGAAGAGAAATGGTGGGATAAAGAGAAGAAAGAATGGAAAGTAGCATGGAGTAGTTATGAAATGGAATGTGATGTTTATGGCGTATGTGGACATTTTGCAAGCTGTAATTCGGAGAGCTCACCGATATGTAgttgtctgaaagggtttgagcCAAGGAACAAAgcggaatggaataaacaaaattgGATTGGTGGGTGTGTTAGGAGGACACCTCTGCAGCTGTGTGAAAGAGACAGAAATCAAAATGTAATTGCAGACGATAAAGCTGATGGATTTTTGAAACTGCAGATGGTTAAAGTTCCTGATTTTGCAGATGGGTCGTCTCTCACAGTTTCATCAGACACGTGCAGAAGTCGGTGTTTGGAGAATTGCTCCTGTGTTTCATACTCATATGATGATGACATTGGTTGTATATCTTGGACTGGAAATCTAATTGACATACGACAATTCTCAAGTGGAGGACTTGACTTGTATATTCGTGTAGCACAGGCCGAACTTG GTAAGGATAGAAACATGTCAGTCATCATTATTATATCGGTGATAGCAGGAACTGTCTTAGTTCTCGGCTGTGCATATATCATGTGGAGAAGGCGATCTAATGACCATG CAGGAAACCGGAATGACAACGCAATGGGAGAACTGTCACTAGTTAAACTCCAAGAGCTATTACTGTTTAATTTTGGCAAACTTGCAACTGCAACAAACAACTTTCATTCATCCAACAAACTTGGGCAGGGTGGTTTTGGACCAGTATACAAG GGGACATTGCCTGATGGTCAGGAAATGGCGGTTAAAAGACTTTCTAAAGCATCTGGACAAGGTCAAGAAGAATTCATGAATGAAGTAGTTGTGATTTCCAAGCTTCAACACCGCAATCTTGTAAGACTTCTTGGCTGCTGTGTTGAAGGTGACGAAAAGATGTTGATATACGAGTACATGCCAAATAAAAGTTTGGACGCATTTCTCTTTG ATACATCGAGAGGTAAAATCCTTGATTGGAGTAAACGCTTAAGTATAATTGAAGGAATAGCCCGAGGAATGTTGTATCTTCACAGAGATTCCAGGCTAAAAATTATACATAGAGATTTGAAGGCAAGTAATATCTTGCTAGATAATGAGCTTAATCCAAAAATATCAGACTTTGGTATGGCCAGAATCTTTGGAGGGAATGAAGATCAAGAAAATACTCGAAGAGTTGTTGGTACTTA TGGTTATATGTCTCCAGAATATGCAATGCAAGGACTCTTTTCTGATAAATCTGATGTCTTTAGCTTTGGAGTTTTGCTTCTTGAGATTATTAGTGGAAGACGAAATTCAAGCTTTTATAACTGCGAGAACTCTCTGACCCTTTTAGGATTC GTGTGGATACAATGGACAGAAGACAATATTTTACCTGTGATAGATCCAGGAATATACAATCATATACATTATAAATCCGTTTCTAGGTCCATACATATAGGACTCCTCTGTGTACAGGAATTTTCCATAGACAGACCCACTATGGCTGTTGTGATCTCTATGCTCAATAGTGAGATTGTAAATCTTCCTCCTCCGAAGAAACCTGCATTCGTCCTGAGGCAGAATATGCTGAGCACGGTGTCGTCTGAAGAATGCAATGATGGGTTGCACTCTATCAACTTAGTCAGTATTTCAGACATCCATGGCAGATAG
- the LOC131609250 gene encoding G-type lectin S-receptor-like serine/threonine-protein kinase At1g11300 isoform X1: MDFINYRNLYFILIILCFIDVCVSIDTITSTNFLKDPQTLSSNSGDFVLGFFSPENSTDRYVGVWWQPQFTVLLVLNRDKPLKDSSGVVTISDNGNDLVVLNGKKEVIWTSNVPNVATNSSSKLLDSGNLVLVEGATGRTIWESFQHPSNVILPNMKITSNKITGEKVKLTSWKAPFDPSNGNFSLSIERLSIPELFIWNKTQPYWRTGPWNGKVFTGIAYMTTYYLSGIHVGDDGEGNVSFFETTTETVGRIIYNLTSEGNLEEKWWDKEKKEWKVAWSSYEMECDVYGVCGHFASCNSESSPICSCLKGFEPRNKAEWNKQNWIGGCVRRTPLQLCERDRNQNVIADDKADGFLKLQMVKVPDFADGSSLTVSSDTCRSRCLENCSCVSYSYDDDIGCISWTGNLIDIRQFSSGGLDLYIRVAQAELVTGKDRNMSVIIIISVIAGTVLVLGCAYIMWRRRSNDHAGNRNDNAMGELSLVKLQELLLFNFGKLATATNNFHSSNKLGQGGFGPVYKGTLPDGQEMAVKRLSKASGQGQEEFMNEVVVISKLQHRNLVRLLGCCVEGDEKMLIYEYMPNKSLDAFLFDTSRGKILDWSKRLSIIEGIARGMLYLHRDSRLKIIHRDLKASNILLDNELNPKISDFGMARIFGGNEDQENTRRVVGTYGYMSPEYAMQGLFSDKSDVFSFGVLLLEIISGRRNSSFYNCENSLTLLGFVWIQWTEDNILPVIDPGIYNHIHYKSVSRSIHIGLLCVQEFSIDRPTMAVVISMLNSEIVNLPPPKKPAFVLRQNMLSTVSSEECNDGLHSINLVSISDIHGR; this comes from the exons ATGGATTTCATCAATTATAGAAACCTCTATTTCATTTTGATCATTCTATGCTTTATAGATGTGTGTGTTTCCATAGACACAATTACATCAACCAACTTTCTAAAGGACCCTCAAACTCTAAGCTCCAACAGTGGTGACTTCGTCTTAGGCTTCTTCAGTCCTGAAAATTCTACAGATCGCTATGTCGGAGTTTGGTGGCAGCCTCAGTTCACAGTCCTATTGGTGCTTAACAGAGACAAACCACTCAAAGATTCTTCTGGTGTTGTTACAATATCTGATAATGGTAATGATCTTGTGGTACTCAATGGAAAGAAAGAGGTCATTTGGACATCCAACGTGCCGAATGTTGCAACCAATTCTAGTTCGAAACTTTTAGATTCAGGGAACCTTGTACTAGTTGAAGGAGCAACAGGAAGAACTATATGGGAGAGTTTCCAACATCCATCCAATGTAATTTTACCAAACATGAAAATtacaagcaacaaaataacaggTGAGAAAGTGAAACTCACATCGTGGAAAGCACCTTTTGATCCGTCCAATGGAAACTTCTCTCTAAGTATCGAACGACTTAGTATACCTGAACTTTTTATTTGGAACAAAACTCAGCCCTATTGGCGTACCGGTCCGTGGAATGGTAAGGTTTTTACAGGGATTGCATATATGACTACTTATTATCTCAGTGGTATACATGTtggagatgatggagaaggaaaCGTTTCCTTCTTTGAAACAACAACAGAAACAGTTGGTCGTATAATCTATAATCTGACTTCAGAAGGAAATTTGGAAGAGAAATGGTGGGATAAAGAGAAGAAAGAATGGAAAGTAGCATGGAGTAGTTATGAAATGGAATGTGATGTTTATGGCGTATGTGGACATTTTGCAAGCTGTAATTCGGAGAGCTCACCGATATGTAgttgtctgaaagggtttgagcCAAGGAACAAAgcggaatggaataaacaaaattgGATTGGTGGGTGTGTTAGGAGGACACCTCTGCAGCTGTGTGAAAGAGACAGAAATCAAAATGTAATTGCAGACGATAAAGCTGATGGATTTTTGAAACTGCAGATGGTTAAAGTTCCTGATTTTGCAGATGGGTCGTCTCTCACAGTTTCATCAGACACGTGCAGAAGTCGGTGTTTGGAGAATTGCTCCTGTGTTTCATACTCATATGATGATGACATTGGTTGTATATCTTGGACTGGAAATCTAATTGACATACGACAATTCTCAAGTGGAGGACTTGACTTGTATATTCGTGTAGCACAGGCCGAACTTG TTACAGGTAAGGATAGAAACATGTCAGTCATCATTATTATATCGGTGATAGCAGGAACTGTCTTAGTTCTCGGCTGTGCATATATCATGTGGAGAAGGCGATCTAATGACCATG CAGGAAACCGGAATGACAACGCAATGGGAGAACTGTCACTAGTTAAACTCCAAGAGCTATTACTGTTTAATTTTGGCAAACTTGCAACTGCAACAAACAACTTTCATTCATCCAACAAACTTGGGCAGGGTGGTTTTGGACCAGTATACAAG GGGACATTGCCTGATGGTCAGGAAATGGCGGTTAAAAGACTTTCTAAAGCATCTGGACAAGGTCAAGAAGAATTCATGAATGAAGTAGTTGTGATTTCCAAGCTTCAACACCGCAATCTTGTAAGACTTCTTGGCTGCTGTGTTGAAGGTGACGAAAAGATGTTGATATACGAGTACATGCCAAATAAAAGTTTGGACGCATTTCTCTTTG ATACATCGAGAGGTAAAATCCTTGATTGGAGTAAACGCTTAAGTATAATTGAAGGAATAGCCCGAGGAATGTTGTATCTTCACAGAGATTCCAGGCTAAAAATTATACATAGAGATTTGAAGGCAAGTAATATCTTGCTAGATAATGAGCTTAATCCAAAAATATCAGACTTTGGTATGGCCAGAATCTTTGGAGGGAATGAAGATCAAGAAAATACTCGAAGAGTTGTTGGTACTTA TGGTTATATGTCTCCAGAATATGCAATGCAAGGACTCTTTTCTGATAAATCTGATGTCTTTAGCTTTGGAGTTTTGCTTCTTGAGATTATTAGTGGAAGACGAAATTCAAGCTTTTATAACTGCGAGAACTCTCTGACCCTTTTAGGATTC GTGTGGATACAATGGACAGAAGACAATATTTTACCTGTGATAGATCCAGGAATATACAATCATATACATTATAAATCCGTTTCTAGGTCCATACATATAGGACTCCTCTGTGTACAGGAATTTTCCATAGACAGACCCACTATGGCTGTTGTGATCTCTATGCTCAATAGTGAGATTGTAAATCTTCCTCCTCCGAAGAAACCTGCATTCGTCCTGAGGCAGAATATGCTGAGCACGGTGTCGTCTGAAGAATGCAATGATGGGTTGCACTCTATCAACTTAGTCAGTATTTCAGACATCCATGGCAGATAG
- the LOC131609250 gene encoding G-type lectin S-receptor-like serine/threonine-protein kinase At1g11300 isoform X2: MDFINYRNLYFILIILCFIDVCVSIDTITSTNFLKDPQTLSSNSGDFVLGFFSPENSTDRYVGVWWQPQFTVLLVLNRDKPLKDSSGVVTISDNGNDLVVLNGKKEVIWTSNVPNVATNSSSKLLDSGNLVLVEGATGRTIWESFQHPSNVILPNMKITSNKITGEKVKLTSWKAPFDPSNGNFSLSIERLSIPELFIWNKTQPYWRTGPWNGKVFTGIAYMTTYYLSGIHVGDDGEGNVSFFETTTETVGRIIYNLTSEGNLEEKWWDKEKKEWKVAWSSYEMECDVYGVCGHFASCNSESSPICSCLKGFEPRNKAEWNKQNWIGGCVRRTPLQLCERDRNQNVIADDKADGFLKLQMVKVPDFADGSSLTVSSDTCRSRCLENCSCVSYSYDDDIGCISWTGNLIDIRQFSSGGLDLYIRVAQAELVTGKDRNMSVIIIISVIAGTVLVLGCAYIMWRRRSNDHGNRNDNAMGELSLVKLQELLLFNFGKLATATNNFHSSNKLGQGGFGPVYKGTLPDGQEMAVKRLSKASGQGQEEFMNEVVVISKLQHRNLVRLLGCCVEGDEKMLIYEYMPNKSLDAFLFDTSRGKILDWSKRLSIIEGIARGMLYLHRDSRLKIIHRDLKASNILLDNELNPKISDFGMARIFGGNEDQENTRRVVGTYGYMSPEYAMQGLFSDKSDVFSFGVLLLEIISGRRNSSFYNCENSLTLLGFVWIQWTEDNILPVIDPGIYNHIHYKSVSRSIHIGLLCVQEFSIDRPTMAVVISMLNSEIVNLPPPKKPAFVLRQNMLSTVSSEECNDGLHSINLVSISDIHGR; the protein is encoded by the exons ATGGATTTCATCAATTATAGAAACCTCTATTTCATTTTGATCATTCTATGCTTTATAGATGTGTGTGTTTCCATAGACACAATTACATCAACCAACTTTCTAAAGGACCCTCAAACTCTAAGCTCCAACAGTGGTGACTTCGTCTTAGGCTTCTTCAGTCCTGAAAATTCTACAGATCGCTATGTCGGAGTTTGGTGGCAGCCTCAGTTCACAGTCCTATTGGTGCTTAACAGAGACAAACCACTCAAAGATTCTTCTGGTGTTGTTACAATATCTGATAATGGTAATGATCTTGTGGTACTCAATGGAAAGAAAGAGGTCATTTGGACATCCAACGTGCCGAATGTTGCAACCAATTCTAGTTCGAAACTTTTAGATTCAGGGAACCTTGTACTAGTTGAAGGAGCAACAGGAAGAACTATATGGGAGAGTTTCCAACATCCATCCAATGTAATTTTACCAAACATGAAAATtacaagcaacaaaataacaggTGAGAAAGTGAAACTCACATCGTGGAAAGCACCTTTTGATCCGTCCAATGGAAACTTCTCTCTAAGTATCGAACGACTTAGTATACCTGAACTTTTTATTTGGAACAAAACTCAGCCCTATTGGCGTACCGGTCCGTGGAATGGTAAGGTTTTTACAGGGATTGCATATATGACTACTTATTATCTCAGTGGTATACATGTtggagatgatggagaaggaaaCGTTTCCTTCTTTGAAACAACAACAGAAACAGTTGGTCGTATAATCTATAATCTGACTTCAGAAGGAAATTTGGAAGAGAAATGGTGGGATAAAGAGAAGAAAGAATGGAAAGTAGCATGGAGTAGTTATGAAATGGAATGTGATGTTTATGGCGTATGTGGACATTTTGCAAGCTGTAATTCGGAGAGCTCACCGATATGTAgttgtctgaaagggtttgagcCAAGGAACAAAgcggaatggaataaacaaaattgGATTGGTGGGTGTGTTAGGAGGACACCTCTGCAGCTGTGTGAAAGAGACAGAAATCAAAATGTAATTGCAGACGATAAAGCTGATGGATTTTTGAAACTGCAGATGGTTAAAGTTCCTGATTTTGCAGATGGGTCGTCTCTCACAGTTTCATCAGACACGTGCAGAAGTCGGTGTTTGGAGAATTGCTCCTGTGTTTCATACTCATATGATGATGACATTGGTTGTATATCTTGGACTGGAAATCTAATTGACATACGACAATTCTCAAGTGGAGGACTTGACTTGTATATTCGTGTAGCACAGGCCGAACTTG TTACAGGTAAGGATAGAAACATGTCAGTCATCATTATTATATCGGTGATAGCAGGAACTGTCTTAGTTCTCGGCTGTGCATATATCATGTGGAGAAGGCGATCTAATGACCATG GAAACCGGAATGACAACGCAATGGGAGAACTGTCACTAGTTAAACTCCAAGAGCTATTACTGTTTAATTTTGGCAAACTTGCAACTGCAACAAACAACTTTCATTCATCCAACAAACTTGGGCAGGGTGGTTTTGGACCAGTATACAAG GGGACATTGCCTGATGGTCAGGAAATGGCGGTTAAAAGACTTTCTAAAGCATCTGGACAAGGTCAAGAAGAATTCATGAATGAAGTAGTTGTGATTTCCAAGCTTCAACACCGCAATCTTGTAAGACTTCTTGGCTGCTGTGTTGAAGGTGACGAAAAGATGTTGATATACGAGTACATGCCAAATAAAAGTTTGGACGCATTTCTCTTTG ATACATCGAGAGGTAAAATCCTTGATTGGAGTAAACGCTTAAGTATAATTGAAGGAATAGCCCGAGGAATGTTGTATCTTCACAGAGATTCCAGGCTAAAAATTATACATAGAGATTTGAAGGCAAGTAATATCTTGCTAGATAATGAGCTTAATCCAAAAATATCAGACTTTGGTATGGCCAGAATCTTTGGAGGGAATGAAGATCAAGAAAATACTCGAAGAGTTGTTGGTACTTA TGGTTATATGTCTCCAGAATATGCAATGCAAGGACTCTTTTCTGATAAATCTGATGTCTTTAGCTTTGGAGTTTTGCTTCTTGAGATTATTAGTGGAAGACGAAATTCAAGCTTTTATAACTGCGAGAACTCTCTGACCCTTTTAGGATTC GTGTGGATACAATGGACAGAAGACAATATTTTACCTGTGATAGATCCAGGAATATACAATCATATACATTATAAATCCGTTTCTAGGTCCATACATATAGGACTCCTCTGTGTACAGGAATTTTCCATAGACAGACCCACTATGGCTGTTGTGATCTCTATGCTCAATAGTGAGATTGTAAATCTTCCTCCTCCGAAGAAACCTGCATTCGTCCTGAGGCAGAATATGCTGAGCACGGTGTCGTCTGAAGAATGCAATGATGGGTTGCACTCTATCAACTTAGTCAGTATTTCAGACATCCATGGCAGATAG